The nucleotide window TGGTTACCGTACCAGCGATGCTTCTACTGAAATTAGCCAGGATGCCAATAACCTCTTCTGGGATAATACCAATAAGGAATTGGGGATTGGAACCAATAGCCCTGCTGCAAACCTGGATGTAAATGGCACTTTTAAAATGGGCCAAAGCGGCACACCGCTGAATGGGATGTATAAATTCCAGGGCACCTATACGGGAGGAAATACCACCATCAATAAACAGCAACAATTGATCTTCACCATCAATGTCACAGCAGGAATACCTGCATTGAATGCTGATGCAAGTGTGATTGTTACTCCTGCCAGTGATATAAGCACAGGTACTACTGCGTTGGTATCTATTGGATGGGCCAGAGTAAATAATTCAACTTCAATCAAGGTGTGCCTTATTAATGCCAATACCGGCACCAACTACACATTTAACAACAATACCAAATTCAATATCACCATTATTCAATAATTGAGTTTTGAAGAGACATCTACTTGCGATATTGATAATATGTTTGATGGGCAGCGCATTTCCAGTGGCTGCACAGCAGGGTGTCTTCATCCCCGCCGGTGGCTCCGTATGGCTGTCCGGCAACTCCGGTGTATTCTCCGATCTCATCAATAACGGTATACTCGGGTCTAATCCTACCGCTACTTTATATTTCCTCAGTAAAAAATGGACTAACGGCAACGGTGCTACGTTGCCCGATGAAAGTGCTGACGGCCGTTCCGGTATAGGTGGTAAATTCCTCTTCTCTGCGCTGAATCCGCTGTATGGCAATACCGGTCAGCAGACCGTCTTCGGCAGTTATAGCCTCGCCTCCAGGCAGGGCACCAGTTTCCCCAACATCGAACTAGACAATACTGCAGGGCTGCTGCTCGACGATCTCAGCGATCTTAAAATCAGAAACAACCTGCATTTCACCAACGGTTATATTTTCCTCAACGGCTGGAACCTCCAAGTAGGTGAAAACAATCCCGGTACCATTACCGGATACAACGATAGAAAGTTTGTGGTGAACGGCCCCGGTTTTGCCGGTGGCGCACTCTACCGGGCAGGCATAAACGATGCTGCCGCCAAAGTAGTATTCCCTGTGGGCACCTCCACCGATAATTATTCCCCGGCAGCTATTCTGCTGTCAGGTGCTACCGATATGTTCAGCGTGCGTGCCTACGACAGCGTGTACACCGTTGCTGCAGGCGGACGTGCCTACCGCGACAGCTTCGTCAACAGAACCTGGAACATCACCCGCACTGACAATACCGGTGGCGAAGCGACTGTGATACTCCAGCACATGGATAAAGACGAGCTGCCCGCTTATGCTGCTGCCCGCGATAGTAGCTACATCACCCGCTTTACCGGCGGAGTATGGGACCAGGTGCCTTATATTGCGGCCCTGCCCAAACCCGGCACCCTTACTACCAACGGCCTGACAGACCCGGCCACCATGCATATGCGCACTTTCACCGGCCTCGGTGCCAGTGAATATTTCTCCAAAACAGTATTGGCCAGCAAAGCCAAACCCGCTGTATTCCTGCTCTTCGAAGCCTATCGTATAGCGCCGCTCATGGTGCAGCTCGACTGGACCACCAGCAAGGAAGTCAACAATTTGCTGTTTGAAGTGGAACGCAGATACGAAAGGGAAGAAGTGTTCACGAAGATTGCCACTGTGCCTACCAAAGCGCTCAACGGCAACAGCAATGTGCCGCTCAGCTACACCCTCCAGGACCTCAACGATTACGATGGCTGGACTTACTACCGCATCAAGGCTGTGTCCAGAAGCGGCAAGGAAGTATACTCCGAAATCAGGGCTGTACCACCGTTTGTACAGATCGATGTATTCCCGAATCCGAGCAACGGCAAGTTCAGGGTGCGTATCCGTGGCATAAGAGGCCCGCTGTTTATGCAGCTCCGCGATACCTGGAGCCAGGTGATGCGCCAGTACGATATACAGCAGGATAATGACCTCAACGTGAGCGATATGCCAGCTGGTACTTACTTTATGATCATCTATCATAAAGAGACCATGAAGGTGGCTTACACCTGCAAGGTAGTAGTGGTGGAATAAGGATCGTTTGCTTTTTTCGCATAATTCCCTCAATTTTGTAGGGTTATTTCTGTAGGCGATCCAAAAAGAGCAAGTTTGAAAAGAATAATTATCACGATAGATGGCTACTCCTCTTGTGGCAAAAGTACATTGGCAAAACAAATGGCCAGGAAACTGGACTATGTGTATATAGATAGCGGTGCCATGTATCGTGCTATTACGCTCTATTTCATGCAGAACCGCGTAGACTGGGCATCCCAGCCTGCTGTAGTAGCTGCACTGGCAGATATTCACCTCGAATTCCTGTACAACATCCTCACCGGTGCCAGCGAAATGCACCTCAATGGTGAAAATGTGGAGCACCTGATACGCGAAATGCTCGTTGCAGAAAAAGTAAGTGAAGTGGCTGCCGTAAAAGAAGTACGGGAGTTTGCCGTAGCACAGCAGAAAAAAATGGGTACCCGCAAAGGTATCGTGATGGATGGCCGCGATATCGGTACTGTTGTATTCCCGCATGCCGAGCTCAAGATATTTATGACGGCAGATATTGCAATCCGGGTAGAACGCCGCTTTAAAGAGCTGTATGAAAAGAATAAGAACATCTCCATCGAGGAAGTAAAGGAAAATCTGGAACTGAGGGATTATATTGATGCCAATCGCGAAATCAGCCCGCTCCGCAAAGCCGATGATGCTATCATACTGGATAACAGCCAGTTAAGCCGCGAAGACCAGATGGACCTGGTAATGCAATGGGTGGAAGATGCCATAATGGCCCATACTTCATGAAATAATATTTTCTTTTATTAAAAGTCTTTTATACATTTGCCTTGTCCCTGCCTAACCACCAGCGGACCATCCCAATAATTTTCCACATCCTGAAGAATTTCCTGCTATTTTTTTGTATGTAAAACTATGTCAGCATCTGACCCTGTTTTTCATGCCTTATCGGACCTAAAAAGATTGCCTGGGTATTTATGTTGCATAATGTGATGCGCCCGGCACCTGTGCCTGAACGTATAACATTGAATAAGACACAACCATTGAATTTGTGAACGCTGGACGCGTATAATATATATGTCGCTGTCCTATGAAAGTCTTATCCTGACTATATCCACAAGGACCTTTTGCTATTAACCGATTATTGAACTTATCTATATATAAAACTCGCCCTGCGCAGTATAATCACTGTTGTAAGGCATAAAGAGAAATGTGGGATGGCATGGCTTGCCATGACCGTTCCATGTTTTCAGTAGGTGTATTCGGTTAATAGGAAGAAGGGGCGAATTCTTTCGCCCTTTCGCTTTTTTGGAAAGAAATCACTAAATCATCCGTAATTCGTAATTCTTCTTTAAATTGTGTGGTCACACTGTTCTGCTAATGTCTGTAAAAGGTCTATGGATTTTAGGCTTGCTCGTTATCGGCGCTTGTTGGGCCGCATCTGCACAGGATTCCCTGCGGATCTACCACACCCTCGACTCTATCCGAATGCTGCCCAATGATACCGGCAAAGTATCCTTGCTGATCAGGAAGGGTAAACAGCATGCCCGCTATTTCGACAGCCATAAAACGGAAAACCTTTTCTGGCAGGACGCTTTGCCGCTGGCCCAGAAACTACGCGCCGCCAGAAGCCTGGCCCTCGTTTTCAACGAACTGGGCACCGTCAAAAGAAACAAATCCCAGTACCTCCTCGCCGAAGATTACCACGAAAAAGCCATCAAATTTGCGGAAGAAGCCAATGATACCCTGCTGATGTGCCTTTCCTTTAATAACGCCGGGGTAGACAGCCGGCGCCAGGACAAACTGCAGCAAGCCTTCGATTACCACCTCCACGCACTCCAGCTGGCCGAAAAAATCAACGATGTCCGTAATATCTGCGTGGCCACCAATAGTATCGGTAATATCCAGCTGACAGCCGAAAACTATGAAGATGCCATCCGCCACTTCAACCGCGCCCTTAAACTGGAAGAACAAAGCCGTAACGACCTGGGTGTGGCCATCAACCTGGGTAACCTCGGATATGCCTACCAGGGCCAGAACAAACTGGACCTGGCTATTATGTATTACCGCCGCTCTCTGGTCGTCAACCAGAAAATTGACAACCCTACGGGAATGGCTATATGTTATAACGCCCTAGGCGCTACCTACAAGGAGAAAAAAGACTACAGCGCCGCCATGGACTACCTCCAGAAAGCCCTGACAGTTAATGATAAGGTAGCCGATAAAATACATGTGGCCGAAAGTTATCTCAACATCGGCAAACTGCTCAGCGCCCAGAACAAACACGAAGAAGCCCGGAAGTATATGCAGCAGTCCATCGATCTCAGCATATTCTGGAATTTCAAGTCCATGCTCATGGACGCTTATAAGGCCCTGTCCGCGGACTATAAGGCCAGCGGCGATTTCAAAAGGTCTATGGATGCCGCCGATAAATCACTACTCTATAAAGACAGTATCCTCAACGAAAAATCGACCATGGCCCTCAAACAGATGCAGGCCATCTATGAGGTAGATCGAAAAGATAACCAGATCAAAACACTGGAACATGATAAAATGGTGAATGGACTAAGGACCAAACGTAACGTGATGTTCATCTTCACCCTCGCAGGTTTCCTGTTGATGTCCATTGTAGGTGGCTTCTTTTATATCCGCCACCGCAACCTGGAAGCCAACAAACAAACCCTGCAACTGGAACTGAAATCCCTTCGTTCCCAGATGAATCCGCATTTTATCTTTAATTGCCTCAGCTCTATCCACCGGTATATCTGGAGTAATAATCAGGAGGAAGCATCAGATTATCTCACCAAATTCTCCCGCCTGATGCGCCTCATCCTGGACAATACCCAGCATACTTTTGTAACGCTTAATAAAGAACTGGAATCTCTCCGCCTGTACCTCGATCTGGAATCTTTACGCTGTAATGGTATATTTGAGTACAGTATCCGGATAGATCCTGAAATCAATGACGAAGAAGTCCTCATCCCGCCTATGATCCTGCAACCTTATGTGGAAAACGCGATCTGGCACGGCCTGGTACATAAAAATGCCGATATGGGATTACTGGATGTGGAAATAATGCTGAAAGGCAGAAGTCTGGTTTGTACTATCACCGACAATGGCATCGGCCGGCGTAAAGCCATGGAAATAAAGGAAAAAAAGGATAAAATGCATAATTCCGTCGGCATGAAAGTGACGGAAGGCCGGATTGATCTGATCCGGAAGATCAATAACAAGGAAGCAAAAGTAACCGTAACAGACCTGGAAGATCCGGCTGGTCAACCTGCCGGTACCATGGTAACGATTGTTTTACCAGCCGAATTTATATTTTAGCAAAAAAATTGCGGATGGCCTGATGCCTGCCCGCGCTAAACCTACACAGCATGAGCGATATAAAAGCTATCATCGTAGATGATGAGCAACATTGTATTGATGCCTTGCAGACTATGTTATTAAAGAAGTGCCCCGGAGTAGAGGTCGTTGGATCAGCCAAAGGAGTGAAAGAAGCAAAAGAACTGGTGGATGAGCTCCATCCCGACCTGGTATTCCTCGACGTGGAAATGCCTCACCAGAACGGATTTGAACTGTTGAAACAGTATGAAAAGGTTGCCTTCGATGTTATCTTTACCACTGCATATGAACAATACGCCCTCAAAGCGATTAAGTTCAATGCGTTGGACTATCTCCTCAAACCCTTCAGTGTAAAGGAACTGCAAGATGCCCTCGACAAATGCCGGGAGAAAAAACAACACCGGCAGAAAGAGAATGGAACATCTCCGATGGATGTGTTCCTGCAAAACATGAAAACACTCCAGCAATCACATAAAAAGATTGCCCTGCCCACTATCAACGGGCTCGTGTTTATGCCGGTACAGAATATTGTACGTTGTGAATCTACCGGCAACTATACCCGCATTTTTTTTACAGACAAGAAAAACCTGATGGTGTCCCGTCCGCTGAAGGAGTTTGAAGAGCTCCTGGCAGATGTCGATTTTTTCAGGGTACATAATTCCCATCTTATCAACCTGCAGCAGATGCAGTCTTATATCCAGGGAGAAGGAGGGTTTGCACTGATGAGTGACGGGGCACAGGTAGAAGTTTCCAGAAGGCGTAAGGCCGATTTTCTGAAGAGGGCTATGCAGTTCTGACCGGTGGAAACGGCTATGTCCCTTATATTCAGCGAAAAAGTGGTTTCCGATTTTGTGCTTATTCATACCACTTATGGTCAATATACTACCGGATAATAAATGGCTGTTGCGTCCCTTTTCGGGATGGTTTACATTTGAGTTAAGATTTCATTTTAACGCTATATAAAAATTTAATTCTCTGCATTACTAGCGTGATTAGCCCCAAAGAAAAAAGACACCTTCTGGTGTCTTTTTTGTTATAGTGATATTGTTGTTAATCCTGTTACAGATAGCATTTATTAGTCAATGATGGCGAGTTCGTCGGCTTTATGTTCCAGTCCGTAAAACGACAACAGCCGGCGGATGACACCTTCCACCAGTGCATCGGGGCAGGAGGCGCCGCTGGTCAGGAGTATGGTCACCTGTTCTTTTTCTGGTAAAAAAGTATCACTGTGGATTTCTGTTTTGTGATGGAAATCCCAGTGGTTGATTTTGTCTGTCGCTGCCATTTGTTCCGGAGCGTTGATAAAATAGGTTGGCAGTTTCTCTTCGCAGAGTTCTACCAGGTGGGAGGTATTGGAGCTGTTATAGCCGCCTACTACGATCGCCAGGTCAGCAGGTGCTTCCAGCATACCGATAACGGCACTCTGGTTGTCGTTGGTGGCATAACAGAGCGTGTCGCGGGTATCGGCAAAACGTTCGCCTGCGGTAGCCTCTGTGAGGGCATAACGGTCCATCATTACCTGACGGATATAGTCGGCGATGGCCTGTGTTTCGGTGGCTAGCATGGTGGTTTGGTTTACCACGCCTACACGCTGCAGGTCTTTGGTGACGTCGAAACCGGGAGAATACTGGCCTTTGAACTGTTCATAAAAGGCTTCGGCCGGTGTTTCGCCGGTGATGAAGCGAGCCAGTTTTTCTGTTTCGGCCATATCTTTTACCACTATGGTAGGGGTGTTGGACTGGCTGTGAGAGAAGGTGGCCCTGGTTTCTTCGTGTTTGGGTTTGCCATGCACGATGACGGTATATTGTTTTTTACCGATTTGTTCCGCCTTGTTCCATACTCTTTCCACAAAGGGGCAGGTAGTATTGTATTTCAGCGGTTCTATGCCGAGGGAGGCCAGTTTGTTTTCTGTTTCGAGGGTTGTGCCGAAGGCGGGAATGATCACGATATCATCGGGCTGGAGTGTTTCCCAGGGTACCAGCTGATTGCCGGCGGTGTCCATGATAAACTGCACGCCGCGGTCCAGCAGGTCGTTATTGACATGCGGGTTGTGGATCATTTCGCTGAGCAGGAAAATACGTTTATCCGGGTTTTCGTCCACTGTTTTAAACGCTATTTCGATGGCGTTTTCCACACCATAGCAGAAGCCGAAGTGGCGGGCAAGCAGTATTTTAAGCGGACCAAAGTCAAGCGTGGTAGGCGTAAAGTCCTTCTTCATGCGGTCCTGCTGTTTGCGTTGGTTTTTGATGGCGCTGATCAGCGGACTGCGATATATAACCGGAACATTGAATGTTTTCATGCGTAAATGGGCAAAAAGTTGAAAGGCAAAGTTAATCAGTTTTCCTTGCTGACTTTATCCAACCAGGCTTTTTCTTCAGCGCTGAGGCTTTGGTAACCTTTTTCGTTGATTTTGTCGAGCAGTTGGTCCAGGCGCAGCTGGTTGTTGTCTTCCGGTTTTTTTACCACTTTAAGCGGGGATTTTTTAGGTTTGGACCGGGCCTGTTGCTGCTGGCCTTCTTTTCTGGTTTCAGGATCAAAAAGCCAGATAAGGGGTTTGCAGAGGTCGGTACCGTTTTGCAGTATTCTGACGTAGAAGAAACCGAACAGGGCGCCGCCCATATGGGAGATGATACCGCCCAGGTTGCCTCTGGGGATGGAGATGATACCGAGGGCGATGAGGCCGAGGGCCAGCCATTTCAGCTTGATATTACCCAGGAAGAGCAGGCCAATTTCGTAGTTGGGCATCAGGGTGGCACAGGCTACCAGGATGCACATAACGGAGGCAGAAGCGCCGATCATGCCGGACGGGAAGCCGGGCAGGAAGAGGTTGTAGCAGAGCATGTACAGGAGGCCACCGGAGATGCCGCCCATCAGATAGAGGGGAAGCACACGTTTGTTGCCCAGGAAGCCCCGGAAGAGGTTACCAAACCAGTAAAGGTTCAGCATATTGAAAAAAATGTGGAAGATCTCTACATGGGTAAACATGTAGGTGATCACCCCCCATGGTTTTCTGATGAAGGTGTTCAGCTGCGAGTGAAGGGCAAGCTGGTCATATGTCCAGGAAAATAAAGTGTTGGTGGGGTAGAACGTATTAATGATATATAATATATTGATCCCGAGAAAAACGACAATATTCCAGAGGAGCAAATGATTGACCGTGTTGCCTTGCCTTAGCCAATAACGAATATCCGATTGAAATGAGGTCCCGTTCATATACACAAATTAAGATAAAAAATCCGGGATTTTACATCCATTCATAGAGATTTTCAGTTGATGAAATTTATAGTTTTTTACTGCAGACAAATATTCATTGGACACTGAATAGATAACAAATTTTCACTATTCTGGTTGTAAAAAAGGGGGCAAAAATTATTCCTTTTTCTGATGTCGGGAAAAAGTAAAAAATCTCTTCAAAAGAGAAATTTTATGCATGTGTTTAAATAAAATCTGAAAAGAACGTTAAATACGTCAGTGAATTGGGGTTTTCTTCGGGAAAAATAGGGTAAACCGGCTAATATTTCGTATTTTTGCCCTCCCATAAAACAGGGAGTCCGGGTATTCCGGATTTAAAATTTCATTTTTTTATGAGCGAAAACAACATTATTAACGAACAAAACGCTGAACAACAGGCTCCGCAGGCAGCTGCGGCTGAAACAGCGACACCAAAGGCTCCTGTAGTAGCTACTGCCCATGACGATTTCGATTGGAGCGTGGACAAGCGTAACGTTTCTTCTTACAGCAAAGAAGAAAAAGAAAAGTATGACGCAACTTACGACAGCACCTTCAAAGTGTTTGAAGAAAACACACTGCTGGGTGGTACTGTAGTAGGTATTACCAACACAGACGTAGTGATCAACATCGGTTTCAAATCTGACGGTCTGATCTCTCTGAACGAATTCCGTGACTTACCAGGCCTGAAAATCGGTGACGAAGTGGAAGTGCTGGTAGTAGAAAAAGAAGACCGCGATGGTAACCTGCACCTGAGCCGTAAACAGGCTCGCCAGAAACGTGCATGGGAAAAAATCGTGGAAGTTTACAAAACAGGCGAAGTGGTTACTGGTACTGTTACCAGCAAAACCAAAGGCGGCTTGATCGTGGACGTTTACGGTATGGAAACATTCCTGCCAGGTTCTCAGATCGACGTGAAACCGGTTACCGACTACGACCAGTTTGTAGGCAAAACCATGGAGTTCAAGGTGGTGAAAGTAAACGAAACCATCCGCAACGCCGTAGTTTCCCACAAAGCACTGATCGAAAGCGATATCGAACAACAAAGAGTGGATATCATCTCCAAACTGGAAAAAGGCCAGGTATTGGAAGGTACCATCAAGAATATCACCGATTTTGGTGCGTTCATCGACCTGGGCGGTCTGGACGGTCTGCTGTATATCACCGATATCAGCTGGGGCCGTATCTCCCACCCAAGCGAGGTACTCCAGATGGATCAGAAAATCAACGTGGTTGTACTGGACTTCGACGACGAAAAACGTCGCATAAGCCTGGGTTACAAACAACTCACTCCTCATCCGTGGGATACTTTACCAGCTACTATCACCGAAGGTGCTAAAGTTAAAGGTAAAGTGGTTAACATCGAAGATTACGGTGCATTCCTGGAAATCATGCCGGGCGTAGAAGGTCTGGTACACGTTTCTGAAATCTCCTGGGCTTCTACTCCTATCAACGCTAAAGAATTCTTCAAATTAGGAGAAGAATACGAAGCAGTGGTAGTTACCCTGAGCAAAGAAGAGCGTAAAATGTCTCTGTCTATCAAACAACTGACAGAAGATCCATGGTCTACTATCGAAACTAAATTCCCTGTAGACAGCCGTCACAAAGGTATCGTGAAAAACATCACTCCTTATGGCGTGTTCGTTGAACTGGAAACAGGTATCGGTGGTATGATCCACATCTCCGACCTGAGCTGGATCAAACGTTTCAACCACCCATCTGAATACACTAAAGTTGGTAACGAAATCGACGTAGTGATCCTGGGTATTGATAAAGAAAACCGCAAGCTCAGCCTCGGTCACAAACAGATCGAAGAAGATCCTTGGAACACTTTCGAAACTATCTTCCCGATCAACTCCGTACACGAAGGTACAGTTGTGAAGAAAGATGAGAAAGGTGCTACTGTTCAACTGCAATACGGCCTGGAAGCTTACGCTCCTGCCCGTCACCTGAGAACAGAAGACGAAAAACCAATCAACGTTGAAGATGTGAAAGAATTCATGATCATCGAATTCGATCGCAGCGAAAAACGTATCCTGGTTTCTCACACCAGAGTATGGGAAAAAGCACAGGCTGAAGAAAAAGAAGCAGTACAGAAAGAAAGAAAAGCTGAAGCTGACAAAACCCGTAAAGCAGTGAAAAACATTCAGGGTAAAGTAGAAAAAGCTACTTTAGGTGACCTGGGTGCTTTAGCTGAACTGAGAGAAAAACTGAAACAATCTGAAGGTGGCGAAGAAAAAAGCGCACAGTAAGATCCGGTTTCATTAAATAATAAATCCCGTTCTGAGTAAAATCAGAACGGGATTTTTTTATGTGTTGATTGTATCATACAATTAATCCAGCATCGCCACCACCCGGGCCGGCGCAGCACTGGCCCCCTTTATTTTCAGCGGAAACACAGCCACTTTAAAACCAAAAGGAGGTAACGCACCCAGGTTGACCAGCTGCTCCATATGACAATACTCCTTCTGTTGCCCCACCAGATGGGCCTGCCAGAAATAATCATCTTTACCTTCTTTTTTTGCTTTAGCGGCCATGTACTTCAGCGGAAGATCAAATCCCCACTGATCTATGCCCATCACTTTCACACCCTGGTCGATCAGCCAGTGCGTGGCTTCTGCGCTCATACCAGTACCTCGCATCGGGTATTCCCGGGTGCCGATATACTTGTCACGGCCGGTATGTATCAGCACAATTGTGCCCGGCCTGATCACCGCACCGGTCTGTTGCAGATTTTCCCGTATATCCGACAACGTTATCTCTTCTAAATCCGCCTTATGGGTCATATTGATCACCACTCCATCGCCATAACACCATTCCAGTGGTACCTGGTCGATGGTTTTGGCCGGCTGACCATTTACTTCCGGCGCATAATGCCAGGGAGCATCTATGTGGGTGGCGGCGTGTACGCCCATGCCCAGGATCTTGTCATCAGCCCATCCCTGGAAACCTTTGGGAAACAATTTCGCCGGCAGGCCCAGAAAAAAACGGATCAGCGGCCGGCTTTGCCGGTGCGGCTTGTGTTTGATCCGGATACGCATAAACCAGGGGTCCTGTTTGTTGTACTCGATGGTTTTCGAGAGATCAATGATTTTCATAAGTTGATATAAAGGGGGTGTTGGTTGACGGATTTAGTGTTGTGTCAGCAAGGCCAGCTGCTGGTCGTCGAATTGCAACAACGAATCCAGTTTCATGTTGGCCAGCGCATAACGGGGATCCTGGCGGTTGTGCGGCTCCGGCACCACTACGGTGGTCATACGGGCAGCCTTGGCGGCCGTCATACCGGTCACGGAATCCTCAAAAGCGATGCATTCCAGCGGATCGCTGTTGAGTGCCTTCGCACAGGCCAGGTATACCGCCGGATGCGGTTTACCATAATCTTCAAACTCAGCAGAATACACCGCCTGGAAAGATTCCTTTATCTGCAAATGATCCA belongs to Chitinophaga sp. HK235 and includes:
- a CDS encoding T9SS type A sorting domain-containing protein, with amino-acid sequence MGSAFPVAAQQGVFIPAGGSVWLSGNSGVFSDLINNGILGSNPTATLYFLSKKWTNGNGATLPDESADGRSGIGGKFLFSALNPLYGNTGQQTVFGSYSLASRQGTSFPNIELDNTAGLLLDDLSDLKIRNNLHFTNGYIFLNGWNLQVGENNPGTITGYNDRKFVVNGPGFAGGALYRAGINDAAAKVVFPVGTSTDNYSPAAILLSGATDMFSVRAYDSVYTVAAGGRAYRDSFVNRTWNITRTDNTGGEATVILQHMDKDELPAYAAARDSSYITRFTGGVWDQVPYIAALPKPGTLTTNGLTDPATMHMRTFTGLGASEYFSKTVLASKAKPAVFLLFEAYRIAPLMVQLDWTTSKEVNNLLFEVERRYEREEVFTKIATVPTKALNGNSNVPLSYTLQDLNDYDGWTYYRIKAVSRSGKEVYSEIRAVPPFVQIDVFPNPSNGKFRVRIRGIRGPLFMQLRDTWSQVMRQYDIQQDNDLNVSDMPAGTYFMIIYHKETMKVAYTCKVVVVE
- the cmk gene encoding (d)CMP kinase; this translates as MKRIIITIDGYSSCGKSTLAKQMARKLDYVYIDSGAMYRAITLYFMQNRVDWASQPAVVAALADIHLEFLYNILTGASEMHLNGENVEHLIREMLVAEKVSEVAAVKEVREFAVAQQKKMGTRKGIVMDGRDIGTVVFPHAELKIFMTADIAIRVERRFKELYEKNKNISIEEVKENLELRDYIDANREISPLRKADDAIILDNSQLSREDQMDLVMQWVEDAIMAHTS
- a CDS encoding tetratricopeptide repeat protein yields the protein MSVKGLWILGLLVIGACWAASAQDSLRIYHTLDSIRMLPNDTGKVSLLIRKGKQHARYFDSHKTENLFWQDALPLAQKLRAARSLALVFNELGTVKRNKSQYLLAEDYHEKAIKFAEEANDTLLMCLSFNNAGVDSRRQDKLQQAFDYHLHALQLAEKINDVRNICVATNSIGNIQLTAENYEDAIRHFNRALKLEEQSRNDLGVAINLGNLGYAYQGQNKLDLAIMYYRRSLVVNQKIDNPTGMAICYNALGATYKEKKDYSAAMDYLQKALTVNDKVADKIHVAESYLNIGKLLSAQNKHEEARKYMQQSIDLSIFWNFKSMLMDAYKALSADYKASGDFKRSMDAADKSLLYKDSILNEKSTMALKQMQAIYEVDRKDNQIKTLEHDKMVNGLRTKRNVMFIFTLAGFLLMSIVGGFFYIRHRNLEANKQTLQLELKSLRSQMNPHFIFNCLSSIHRYIWSNNQEEASDYLTKFSRLMRLILDNTQHTFVTLNKELESLRLYLDLESLRCNGIFEYSIRIDPEINDEEVLIPPMILQPYVENAIWHGLVHKNADMGLLDVEIMLKGRSLVCTITDNGIGRRKAMEIKEKKDKMHNSVGMKVTEGRIDLIRKINNKEAKVTVTDLEDPAGQPAGTMVTIVLPAEFIF
- a CDS encoding LytTR family DNA-binding domain-containing protein, whose amino-acid sequence is MSDIKAIIVDDEQHCIDALQTMLLKKCPGVEVVGSAKGVKEAKELVDELHPDLVFLDVEMPHQNGFELLKQYEKVAFDVIFTTAYEQYALKAIKFNALDYLLKPFSVKELQDALDKCREKKQHRQKENGTSPMDVFLQNMKTLQQSHKKIALPTINGLVFMPVQNIVRCESTGNYTRIFFTDKKNLMVSRPLKEFEELLADVDFFRVHNSHLINLQQMQSYIQGEGGFALMSDGAQVEVSRRRKADFLKRAMQF
- a CDS encoding 4-hydroxy-3-methylbut-2-enyl diphosphate reductase — translated: MINFAFQLFAHLRMKTFNVPVIYRSPLISAIKNQRKQQDRMKKDFTPTTLDFGPLKILLARHFGFCYGVENAIEIAFKTVDENPDKRIFLLSEMIHNPHVNNDLLDRGVQFIMDTAGNQLVPWETLQPDDIVIIPAFGTTLETENKLASLGIEPLKYNTTCPFVERVWNKAEQIGKKQYTVIVHGKPKHEETRATFSHSQSNTPTIVVKDMAETEKLARFITGETPAEAFYEQFKGQYSPGFDVTKDLQRVGVVNQTTMLATETQAIADYIRQVMMDRYALTEATAGERFADTRDTLCYATNDNQSAVIGMLEAPADLAIVVGGYNSSNTSHLVELCEEKLPTYFINAPEQMAATDKINHWDFHHKTEIHSDTFLPEKEQVTILLTSGASCPDALVEGVIRRLLSFYGLEHKADELAIID
- a CDS encoding rhomboid family intramembrane serine protease encodes the protein MNGTSFQSDIRYWLRQGNTVNHLLLWNIVVFLGINILYIINTFYPTNTLFSWTYDQLALHSQLNTFIRKPWGVITYMFTHVEIFHIFFNMLNLYWFGNLFRGFLGNKRVLPLYLMGGISGGLLYMLCYNLFLPGFPSGMIGASASVMCILVACATLMPNYEIGLLFLGNIKLKWLALGLIALGIISIPRGNLGGIISHMGGALFGFFYVRILQNGTDLCKPLIWLFDPETRKEGQQQQARSKPKKSPLKVVKKPEDNNQLRLDQLLDKINEKGYQSLSAEEKAWLDKVSKEN
- the rpsA gene encoding 30S ribosomal protein S1 → MSENNIINEQNAEQQAPQAAAAETATPKAPVVATAHDDFDWSVDKRNVSSYSKEEKEKYDATYDSTFKVFEENTLLGGTVVGITNTDVVINIGFKSDGLISLNEFRDLPGLKIGDEVEVLVVEKEDRDGNLHLSRKQARQKRAWEKIVEVYKTGEVVTGTVTSKTKGGLIVDVYGMETFLPGSQIDVKPVTDYDQFVGKTMEFKVVKVNETIRNAVVSHKALIESDIEQQRVDIISKLEKGQVLEGTIKNITDFGAFIDLGGLDGLLYITDISWGRISHPSEVLQMDQKINVVVLDFDDEKRRISLGYKQLTPHPWDTLPATITEGAKVKGKVVNIEDYGAFLEIMPGVEGLVHVSEISWASTPINAKEFFKLGEEYEAVVVTLSKEERKMSLSIKQLTEDPWSTIETKFPVDSRHKGIVKNITPYGVFVELETGIGGMIHISDLSWIKRFNHPSEYTKVGNEIDVVILGIDKENRKLSLGHKQIEEDPWNTFETIFPINSVHEGTVVKKDEKGATVQLQYGLEAYAPARHLRTEDEKPINVEDVKEFMIIEFDRSEKRILVSHTRVWEKAQAEEKEAVQKERKAEADKTRKAVKNIQGKVEKATLGDLGALAELREKLKQSEGGEEKSAQ
- a CDS encoding cyclase family protein, producing the protein MKIIDLSKTIEYNKQDPWFMRIRIKHKPHRQSRPLIRFFLGLPAKLFPKGFQGWADDKILGMGVHAATHIDAPWHYAPEVNGQPAKTIDQVPLEWCYGDGVVINMTHKADLEEITLSDIRENLQQTGAVIRPGTIVLIHTGRDKYIGTREYPMRGTGMSAEATHWLIDQGVKVMGIDQWGFDLPLKYMAAKAKKEGKDDYFWQAHLVGQQKEYCHMEQLVNLGALPPFGFKVAVFPLKIKGASAAPARVVAMLD